From Nonlabens sp. Ci31, the proteins below share one genomic window:
- a CDS encoding DNA-processing protein DprA, which produces MDQQELLSILALKKAPLIGDIMAKRLIRTFGNATGVFEQQYRHIAAVEGIGEKKAQFIKSKDSLFSKAIQELRFIEENKINYRVYYNEDYPERLKHCIDGPIIYFEKGTINLDNPYILSIVGTRQITSVGAAFLEKFIAEIAPLKPIIISGYAYGVDILAHKMAIENDLQTIAVTAHGLNQTYPRNHAAYNEDMMRNGGFMTDFWHTDTFDRNNFLGRNRIIAGMSEATVVIESASKGGSLVTADLACGYNREVFAVPGRVNDKYATGCNDLIKQAKAHMLTKTADVPYILGWKEPAVSIQKQLFVELTEEEKLIYRYLKENEKALLDIIALNINQPVHKVAGQLMSMELKGVVQPLPGKLFRLT; this is translated from the coding sequence ATGGACCAACAAGAACTCCTTTCTATCCTCGCTCTTAAAAAAGCACCGCTTATAGGAGATATCATGGCCAAAAGACTCATAAGAACTTTTGGTAATGCGACAGGTGTTTTTGAACAACAGTATCGCCATATCGCTGCCGTAGAAGGAATAGGGGAGAAGAAAGCTCAGTTCATCAAGAGCAAGGACAGCTTGTTTTCTAAAGCGATACAAGAGTTGAGGTTTATAGAAGAGAACAAGATCAACTACCGCGTTTATTACAATGAAGATTATCCAGAACGTTTAAAACATTGCATCGATGGACCGATCATCTATTTTGAAAAAGGAACCATCAATTTAGACAACCCGTACATTTTGAGTATTGTTGGAACCCGTCAAATTACCAGTGTTGGAGCAGCATTTTTAGAGAAGTTTATTGCAGAGATCGCGCCTTTAAAGCCTATTATTATCAGTGGTTATGCTTATGGAGTGGACATCTTAGCACATAAAATGGCTATAGAAAATGACTTACAAACCATAGCCGTTACCGCTCATGGCCTCAATCAAACCTATCCGCGTAATCATGCTGCATACAATGAGGACATGATGAGAAATGGCGGCTTTATGACTGATTTTTGGCATACCGATACTTTTGATAGAAATAATTTCTTGGGTCGCAACCGCATTATTGCAGGAATGAGTGAGGCAACTGTCGTGATAGAAAGTGCTTCCAAAGGTGGCTCACTGGTCACTGCCGACCTAGCCTGTGGCTACAATCGGGAAGTGTTTGCCGTTCCTGGACGTGTAAACGATAAATACGCTACAGGCTGTAACGACCTTATCAAACAAGCAAAGGCCCACATGCTCACTAAAACAGCCGATGTTCCCTATATTCTAGGCTGGAAAGAACCGGCGGTTTCCATACAGAAACAACTTTTTGTAGAACTCACAGAGGAAGAAAAGTTAATCTACAGGTACCTTAAAGAAAATGAAAAAGCACTGTTGGATATTATCGCTCTAAACATTAATCAACCGGTCCATAAAGTGGCTGGTCAATTGATGAGTATGGAGCTCAAAGGAGTGGTACAGCCCTTGCCAGGCAAGTTGTTTAGACTGACTTAG
- the wzy gene encoding O-antigen polysaccharide polymerase Wzy produces the protein MAILLMLILSAIIVFSNLDFIIYEYNRPEWMESTFTKSIALMKSKVLFIFPLGAIIACKAYFDSNNKNVNNAYIIGACFLLLIMFLLVVKNPLITKRHDLGPILFIAIFMFLPKVVNSNAKFLNILFFAIIVGLPLSQLITHSDYGIEEIISKPSRLLDQVNQGLLTDGYISLNYDAFMNIGTVIEVVQQDGYSYGYQMLSALLFFVPRSLWVDKPESSGMVVGEHLTAQYDFYFQNVSNPFLSEAYHNFGVFGVVIFSIFLAISCVFMLKWLYSDSWFKKAMSFYFSLHLIMILRGDFTSSFAYLIATFLGIYVLPKIIINLFNYKIIFKNKIRNGPL, from the coding sequence ATGGCAATATTGTTAATGTTGATACTTTCTGCAATTATTGTCTTTTCAAATTTAGATTTCATTATATATGAATATAATAGGCCAGAATGGATGGAGTCTACATTTACAAAATCCATAGCCTTGATGAAAAGCAAGGTGTTGTTTATTTTTCCTTTAGGAGCAATAATTGCTTGCAAAGCCTACTTTGATAGTAATAATAAAAATGTAAATAACGCCTATATCATAGGCGCGTGTTTCCTCCTACTCATAATGTTTCTTTTAGTTGTTAAAAACCCACTTATAACAAAGAGGCACGATTTAGGCCCTATTTTATTCATAGCAATATTTATGTTTTTACCTAAAGTGGTCAATTCTAATGCAAAGTTTCTAAACATATTGTTTTTTGCAATTATTGTGGGCTTACCTTTATCTCAACTAATTACGCATTCAGATTACGGGATTGAGGAAATAATTTCAAAACCTTCAAGATTATTAGATCAAGTAAATCAAGGGCTTTTAACAGATGGTTACATTTCGCTTAATTATGATGCTTTCATGAATATAGGAACTGTAATTGAAGTAGTTCAACAAGATGGGTATTCCTATGGATACCAGATGTTAAGCGCTTTGTTGTTTTTTGTGCCCAGATCTTTATGGGTGGATAAACCAGAATCATCAGGTATGGTAGTTGGGGAACACCTCACAGCTCAGTATGATTTTTATTTTCAAAATGTATCAAATCCTTTTCTTTCTGAAGCATACCATAATTTTGGAGTTTTTGGAGTGGTTATTTTCAGTATATTCTTAGCAATCTCATGTGTTTTTATGCTAAAGTGGCTGTATAGTGATAGCTGGTTTAAAAAAGCCATGTCTTTTTATTTTTCCTTACATTTGATTATGATATTGCGAGGAGATTTCACTAGTTCATTTGCATATTTAATAGCAACATTTTTAGGTATTTACGTGTTGCCTAAGATTATAATTAATTTATTTAATTATAAAATTATATTTAAAAACAAGATAAGGAATGGACCATTATAA
- a CDS encoding glycosyltransferase, whose amino-acid sequence MGYNIPVLKELVSKNDTQIHLIHWDHKKLTVYKAPEIENVTYYNRSELSAMDILKLAKKIQPEIAYVPNWYDKGYLKTCHYLRRKNIPVVSGLDNQWQGTLKQRFGILLMRLYLKKYFSHVWVAGPYQFEFAKRLGFKKDNIIFNLYSADIEKFNFDSSDTHQESLKFLFVGRLEEVKGIRDLLKAWGEFPYKENSSLTIIGDGSLQGLVQQENDVNHLNFLQPQELAEQVKLYNCFILPSLFEPYGVVIHELACAGMPIIASNECGAAPVFIIPDYNGYIFKAGDYKALLEKMIMMHEKSNDELAKMKKNAFKRSKLISPEVSAASFLSVLN is encoded by the coding sequence ATGGGATACAATATACCAGTGCTAAAGGAGCTAGTTTCTAAGAATGATACGCAAATTCATTTAATTCATTGGGATCATAAAAAGCTAACGGTCTATAAGGCGCCAGAAATTGAAAATGTAACTTATTACAATAGATCAGAGTTAAGCGCTATGGACATTTTAAAATTAGCAAAAAAGATACAACCAGAAATTGCTTATGTGCCCAACTGGTACGATAAAGGATATTTGAAAACATGCCATTATTTGAGAAGGAAAAATATTCCTGTGGTTTCGGGATTAGATAATCAATGGCAAGGAACTTTAAAACAGCGTTTTGGGATTTTGCTCATGCGATTATATCTTAAAAAATATTTTTCTCACGTTTGGGTAGCAGGACCTTATCAATTTGAATTTGCTAAAAGATTAGGTTTTAAGAAAGATAACATCATATTCAATTTATACAGCGCTGACATAGAAAAATTCAATTTTGATAGTTCAGATACCCACCAAGAATCGTTAAAATTCCTTTTTGTAGGGAGACTTGAGGAGGTTAAGGGGATTAGAGACTTGTTAAAAGCATGGGGTGAATTTCCCTATAAAGAAAATAGCTCTCTTACCATTATAGGTGATGGATCTTTACAAGGCTTAGTTCAGCAAGAGAATGATGTAAACCATTTGAATTTTCTTCAACCACAAGAACTGGCAGAGCAAGTAAAACTATACAACTGTTTTATTCTACCTAGTTTATTTGAACCTTATGGTGTGGTAATACACGAGCTTGCTTGTGCCGGCATGCCTATTATTGCAAGCAATGAATGCGGAGCAGCTCCAGTTTTTATTATTCCAGATTATAATGGGTATATTTTTAAGGCTGGCGACTATAAGGCGCTCCTTGAGAAAATGATCATGATGCATGAAAAATCTAATGATGAATTGGCAAAAATGAAAAAGAATGCTTTCAAGCGTTCTAAATTAATTTCTCCAGAGGTTTCTGCCGCTTCATTTTTATCTGTTCTCAACTAA
- a CDS encoding glycosyltransferase family 4 protein encodes MEINRRLDDSIGKWRWYKLKILYIYIEAYKIITANIVYCTVGQSFLGIIKYAPFLIIATVFRKRKVVHLHGNALIYNYQEFGSIKKFLAKITLKMFDKAIVLSDSLRPNFKPFLKNNQIFTCHNFISLVEVSTFQEPSQNLNILFLSNLIPAKGIIPFLHGVEELYSVHKDIEVHIAGTISDDYPAIKMYLSKLSFVTFHGSVTGLEKATLLEKADVFCLPTLNEHEGQPLSILESLKSKCYIISSNVPGVSDIISDKNGELIWPITSKSIKIAMEKIYLDRERLEKVKSYNLEHSKDFSLQNFEKNIIPLIVE; translated from the coding sequence ATGGAAATTAATAGGAGACTGGACGACTCAATTGGTAAATGGAGGTGGTATAAATTAAAGATTTTATATATCTACATAGAAGCATATAAAATAATTACTGCTAACATAGTCTATTGTACTGTAGGTCAGTCTTTTCTTGGAATAATTAAATATGCACCATTTCTTATTATTGCTACAGTTTTTAGGAAGAGGAAAGTAGTACATCTTCACGGTAATGCATTGATTTACAACTATCAAGAATTTGGTTCAATCAAGAAATTTCTTGCAAAAATCACTCTAAAAATGTTTGATAAGGCGATTGTTTTATCAGATTCTTTAAGACCTAACTTCAAGCCTTTTCTAAAAAACAATCAAATATTCACTTGTCATAATTTTATAAGTTTAGTAGAGGTAAGCACTTTTCAAGAACCTAGTCAAAACTTAAATATTTTATTTCTTAGCAATTTAATTCCTGCAAAAGGAATAATTCCTTTCTTACATGGCGTAGAAGAACTTTATTCAGTGCATAAAGATATTGAAGTGCACATTGCAGGAACTATCTCCGACGACTACCCAGCAATCAAAATGTACTTATCTAAATTATCCTTTGTAACATTTCATGGTAGTGTTACTGGTTTGGAAAAAGCAACTTTATTAGAAAAAGCTGATGTTTTTTGTTTACCTACTTTAAATGAACATGAAGGACAACCACTTTCTATTCTAGAATCTCTCAAATCTAAATGTTATATTATCTCATCAAATGTTCCAGGAGTATCAGACATAATATCTGATAAAAATGGAGAGTTGATTTGGCCAATAACTTCTAAATCGATTAAGATCGCCATGGAAAAAATATACTTAGACAGAGAGCGATTAGAAAAAGTTAAGAGTTATAATTTGGAACACTCAAAAGACTTTTCATTACAGAATTTTGAAAAGAATATAATTCCGTTAATAGTGGAATGA
- the yiaA gene encoding inner membrane protein YiaA gives MEHQVNYKTEKKEVQKPEAFTGKPTAAFIAASWTALLVGMVSYCVGLWRSDMLLNERGYYFVILLFGLFSVISVQKAVRDKQEGIAVTDLYYGISWFVSIASIVLLVIGLWNADLWPSEKGFYGMSFLLSLFAAIAVQKNTRDVTFIDENWK, from the coding sequence ATGGAACATCAAGTAAATTACAAAACCGAAAAAAAAGAAGTCCAAAAACCAGAGGCTTTTACTGGAAAACCAACAGCAGCATTTATAGCTGCATCATGGACAGCACTACTCGTGGGAATGGTTTCCTATTGCGTAGGCTTGTGGCGATCTGATATGCTTCTCAACGAGCGTGGGTATTATTTTGTCATCCTGCTCTTTGGACTGTTCTCTGTGATTTCTGTACAAAAAGCGGTAAGAGACAAGCAAGAAGGAATAGCGGTAACTGACCTGTATTACGGTATCAGCTGGTTTGTAAGCATTGCGTCCATCGTACTGCTCGTGATAGGCTTGTGGAATGCCGATTTATGGCCTAGTGAAAAAGGATTTTACGGCATGTCCTTTTTATTGAGCCTATTTGCCGCCATTGCAGTACAAAAGAACACGAGAGATGTGACCTTTATAGACGAAAACTGGAAGTGA
- a CDS encoding WcaI family glycosyltransferase, translated as MKNFNKKHITFIGLNYAPEDTAIGLYSTQMVEALVDAGAMVNVVTAFPYYPQWKIAQEYQSQPKYFQEDHNGATLYRYKQYVPDNPTFLKRILHILSFTKGSFFNLRKIKKADLVISIIPFTASAWLGGYHARKHKAPSCIHIQDFEFDAALQSGLSSGSKKVIFKFLFSLERRILGKATTISTISHKMLAKLQTKTNQPTYYLPNWIDVHQVDPSTAKPHSFLQSEKFKLLYSGNVGDKQDWDYFLAFAKALPQDLYEIIIVGAGAKYQQVMQAIDQENISFYDPVPFAELSDLLCSADAHFLFQKAEVLDTVMPSKLLGMMASGKPSLVLGSPASEVKTVLENANAGLYFSQPDVSTAINQLEAWRQDPNRRTSMGVEAREYVLKHFSRKEILSNWVSELSQLLNN; from the coding sequence ATGAAAAACTTCAATAAAAAACACATCACATTTATAGGGCTTAATTATGCTCCAGAAGACACCGCCATAGGATTGTATTCTACCCAAATGGTAGAGGCACTCGTTGATGCAGGTGCAATGGTAAATGTGGTAACGGCTTTTCCCTATTATCCACAATGGAAAATTGCTCAAGAATACCAGTCGCAACCTAAGTATTTTCAAGAAGATCACAACGGAGCAACACTCTATCGCTATAAACAGTACGTTCCAGATAACCCTACCTTTTTAAAGCGTATCCTTCATATCCTCAGTTTTACAAAAGGAAGTTTTTTTAATTTGAGAAAGATTAAAAAAGCAGACTTGGTGATTTCCATTATCCCATTTACAGCCAGCGCATGGCTTGGGGGTTATCATGCGAGAAAACACAAAGCACCAAGCTGTATTCATATTCAGGACTTTGAATTTGACGCAGCACTGCAATCAGGACTTTCTAGCGGGAGCAAGAAGGTTATTTTTAAATTTCTTTTTAGCTTAGAGCGACGAATTTTGGGCAAAGCAACTACCATAAGCACGATCAGTCATAAGATGCTCGCAAAGCTGCAAACGAAGACCAATCAGCCTACTTACTATTTGCCTAATTGGATTGATGTGCATCAAGTAGATCCATCTACAGCAAAGCCACACTCCTTTTTACAAAGCGAAAAATTTAAGTTACTGTATAGCGGTAATGTAGGTGATAAGCAGGATTGGGATTATTTTCTCGCTTTCGCGAAAGCGCTACCACAAGACCTTTACGAGATCATTATAGTAGGTGCAGGAGCAAAATACCAGCAAGTAATGCAAGCTATAGATCAGGAAAACATCTCGTTTTACGACCCAGTACCTTTTGCAGAATTATCAGATCTTTTATGTAGTGCCGATGCGCATTTCCTTTTCCAAAAAGCAGAAGTGCTCGATACCGTAATGCCCTCTAAATTACTCGGCATGATGGCAAGTGGGAAACCTTCATTAGTCTTAGGAAGTCCAGCTAGCGAAGTAAAAACCGTCCTAGAAAATGCAAATGCAGGACTCTATTTCTCACAACCAGATGTATCCACCGCTATCAACCAATTAGAGGCCTGGAGACAAGATCCTAATCGGAGAACATCCATGGGTGTAGAAGCTCGGGAATACGTTTTAAAACACTTCTCACGCAAAGAAATCTTAAGCAATTGGGTTAGCGAACTTTCTCAACTATTAAATAACTAG
- a CDS encoding oligosaccharide flippase family protein produces MSKLSKKFSGEEKTVAKNYGALVVLQGLNYLLPFLTIPFLERTLGLEKFGLIMFAQALMIFCLVATDFGFNYTATREVADLRVQKKDFSDLYFRVFWAKMILTIITFLILLLLVFSVDRFKEDWEVYILSFGVVIGQSFFPLWFFQGIEKMKLVTITNVIAKSIFVLLIFLFIRSPDDFLKVPIFNSVGFIIAGVISLILSLKYVSWKKPTFSSGRDFYKQSFQAFIANGATTLYTSANVFILGVFGGDILVGVFVSYEKIILACKNVFTPIYQALLPYLSRLKPEKRDFIIKNLIFIVAGIGLMITISLNVFGDQILGFLYNDPLIIEYSYLFKLMSWVALFSGLGMLYMVLYAPVLKKFKTIMKVTIIVGFISLLSCLYFIPDYKINASAIIMFSTELLLCIIAVFLLFRTLTKTKTKENES; encoded by the coding sequence ATGAGTAAGCTTTCTAAAAAATTTTCTGGAGAAGAAAAAACTGTGGCTAAGAACTATGGGGCATTAGTTGTACTTCAGGGCTTAAACTACTTACTTCCCTTTTTAACTATTCCCTTTTTAGAGCGAACTCTAGGCCTTGAGAAATTTGGTTTGATTATGTTCGCTCAAGCTTTAATGATTTTCTGTCTAGTCGCTACTGATTTTGGGTTTAATTATACTGCTACTCGTGAAGTAGCAGATTTAAGAGTTCAAAAAAAGGACTTTTCAGACTTGTATTTTAGAGTTTTTTGGGCTAAAATGATACTCACTATCATTACTTTTTTAATTTTATTGCTCTTAGTTTTTTCTGTAGATAGATTTAAAGAAGATTGGGAGGTTTACATCTTGAGTTTTGGTGTTGTAATAGGTCAATCTTTTTTTCCTTTATGGTTTTTTCAAGGTATAGAAAAAATGAAATTGGTCACCATAACAAATGTGATTGCTAAATCCATTTTTGTATTGCTTATATTTTTGTTTATAAGAAGTCCTGATGACTTTTTAAAGGTTCCCATTTTTAATTCAGTTGGTTTTATTATAGCGGGAGTCATCAGTTTAATCCTGAGTTTAAAATATGTTAGTTGGAAAAAACCTACTTTTTCTTCTGGAAGAGATTTTTACAAGCAAAGTTTTCAAGCCTTTATAGCAAATGGAGCAACTACACTATATACAAGTGCAAACGTGTTTATTCTTGGTGTTTTTGGTGGTGATATACTGGTAGGAGTTTTTGTAAGTTATGAAAAAATTATTCTAGCTTGTAAAAATGTTTTTACACCAATATATCAAGCTTTGCTACCTTATTTATCTCGTTTAAAACCCGAAAAAAGAGATTTTATCATAAAAAATCTGATTTTTATTGTTGCTGGAATTGGACTGATGATCACAATTAGTTTAAATGTTTTTGGAGATCAAATTCTCGGGTTTTTATATAATGATCCGTTAATCATAGAGTATTCTTATTTATTTAAATTAATGAGTTGGGTCGCTTTATTTTCTGGTCTTGGAATGTTGTATATGGTGTTATACGCTCCAGTCTTAAAGAAGTTCAAGACGATCATGAAGGTCACTATTATTGTGGGTTTCATAAGCCTGCTAAGCTGTCTATATTTCATCCCTGACTATAAAATTAATGCATCAGCAATTATTATGTTTTCTACAGAGCTACTGCTTTGTATAATTGCCGTATTTTTATTGTTTAGGACACTAACAAAAACAAAAACAAAAGAAAACGAATCGTAA
- a CDS encoding O-antigen ligase family protein — MRLTRIENVFFYLVSAGFLMPILPNFLRNFIIAALLLISIYGLFDKNTKVVPDYKLMILGSLLYITYLVSLFYTENLSIGLRKIETGASLILIPLIFSFIPENVSCKLKDNLDLLFRCFIFSTAFSFLVFWLYFWEQYQMTLFIHFPTVIDEHLGPYTIHAIYLSMHGAISLLFSLYLFSRKKTKLYQLILIIIADIVILLILLILVKKGPILSLIISGAYLAFSYRNKTIMIALGALCVIFISVISFNTKANEKFSELLRLGEKDSTELTSTNIRLTIYSCVNKAIPEAGLFGYGIGDTKSILLDCYSNENEELVRREYNSHNQYLSILLRTGYMGLFSFALFIIFIIVSAYRHKAFITISILLFYLLVMFSENILERENGVVYFCFFISFLYSVFKTTDLVKPINEEQE, encoded by the coding sequence ATGAGATTGACTAGAATCGAAAACGTTTTTTTCTACCTGGTATCTGCTGGGTTTTTAATGCCTATTTTGCCTAATTTTTTAAGAAATTTTATTATAGCTGCCTTACTTTTAATCAGTATTTACGGCCTTTTTGATAAGAATACTAAAGTGGTTCCGGATTATAAACTTATGATTTTGGGATCGCTTTTATATATAACATATTTAGTCAGCTTATTTTACACTGAAAACCTATCGATAGGCCTTAGAAAAATAGAGACCGGAGCTTCACTTATCTTAATCCCATTGATTTTTAGCTTTATTCCAGAAAATGTAAGCTGTAAATTAAAAGATAATCTAGACCTACTTTTTAGATGCTTTATTTTCAGTACTGCGTTTAGTTTTCTAGTGTTCTGGTTGTATTTCTGGGAACAGTATCAAATGACTTTATTTATTCATTTCCCGACGGTCATTGACGAACATTTAGGCCCTTATACCATTCATGCCATCTACTTAAGTATGCATGGAGCAATTTCTTTACTGTTCAGTTTATACCTTTTTTCTAGAAAGAAAACTAAGCTCTATCAATTGATTTTAATTATTATAGCAGACATTGTTATCTTATTAATTTTATTAATTCTTGTTAAAAAAGGCCCTATTTTATCTTTGATAATTTCTGGGGCATACCTAGCATTTTCGTATAGAAATAAAACTATTATGATAGCATTAGGGGCCCTATGCGTCATTTTTATCTCTGTAATTTCTTTTAATACTAAAGCAAATGAAAAATTTTCTGAGTTGTTAAGACTAGGTGAAAAAGACTCAACGGAATTGACGTCAACTAATATCAGGTTAACAATTTATTCTTGTGTTAATAAGGCAATACCAGAAGCTGGGTTGTTTGGTTACGGAATAGGAGACACAAAAAGCATCTTATTAGATTGCTATTCTAATGAGAACGAAGAATTAGTGAGAAGAGAGTACAATTCTCATAATCAGTATTTGAGTATACTCTTAAGAACAGGTTATATGGGATTGTTTTCCTTTGCTCTTTTTATCATATTTATCATAGTATCTGCCTATCGACACAAGGCTTTTATTACAATTTCTATTTTACTCTTTTATCTCTTAGTAATGTTTTCTGAAAATATTTTAGAAAGAGAAAATGGAGTGGTATATTTTTGTTTTTTTATTAGCTTTTTGTATTCTGTTTTCAAAACAACCGATCTTGTAAAACCAATCAATGAAGAGCAAGAATAA
- a CDS encoding class I SAM-dependent methyltransferase — protein sequence MDHYNEDYFTWQKSMGKIGAKLNKFLFQYYITSNDNVLDFGCGGGFLLNELDASKKLGVEINKSGRENAQTLSITTVGTIAEVEDEWASVIISNHALEHVDRPLDIIKDLIPKIKKGGKIIFVTPFERTNSYKANDINYHLYTWSPMNLGNLFHRAGLEVIEVKKISHKWPPKFDKLVKLFGYNLTGSLSKVYGILNRSQTQVRIVARKK from the coding sequence ATGGACCATTATAATGAAGACTATTTTACCTGGCAAAAATCCATGGGTAAAATAGGGGCTAAATTAAATAAATTTCTATTTCAATATTATATCACATCCAATGATAATGTACTCGATTTTGGTTGCGGTGGCGGATTTTTATTAAACGAGTTAGATGCTAGTAAAAAATTAGGAGTTGAGATAAATAAATCCGGTAGAGAGAATGCTCAAACTTTAAGTATAACTACCGTAGGAACTATTGCTGAGGTTGAAGATGAATGGGCTTCAGTCATAATTTCTAATCATGCGCTTGAACATGTCGATAGACCTTTAGACATTATCAAAGACTTAATTCCAAAAATCAAAAAAGGAGGTAAAATTATTTTCGTCACGCCTTTTGAGAGAACTAATTCTTATAAAGCAAATGATATTAATTACCATCTCTATACCTGGAGCCCTATGAATCTAGGAAACTTATTTCACCGCGCAGGATTAGAAGTGATAGAAGTAAAAAAGATATCGCACAAATGGCCCCCTAAATTTGATAAACTGGTTAAATTATTTGGATATAACTTAACTGGATCGTTATCTAAAGTTTATGGAATTCTTAATAGAAGTCAAACGCAAGTTAGAATCGTGGCTCGTAAAAAATAG
- a CDS encoding thioredoxin family protein: protein MELQQIIKAAVDQAISYQQYRAFVEAHTVNGTNSGDEVTEALAEYTALNNQRMKRLDKTLKLLTKHQEFLSAFHKEVYFLIITESWCGDAAQTMPMMNKVAEAAGIDFKVVLRDENPLLMDHFLTNGARSIAKLLLIDKNTDLPITTWGPRPTKATQLVAEEKASKGELLPEFKQVLQNWYNKDKGIDTEQDLMEMLKAV from the coding sequence ATGGAATTACAACAAATCATTAAAGCAGCAGTAGATCAAGCTATCTCTTACCAACAATATAGAGCTTTTGTAGAAGCACATACCGTAAATGGAACTAATAGCGGCGACGAGGTTACAGAAGCCCTAGCAGAATATACAGCACTCAATAATCAACGCATGAAGCGATTGGATAAAACTTTGAAGCTCTTAACAAAGCACCAAGAATTTTTAAGTGCTTTTCATAAAGAGGTTTATTTTCTCATCATTACCGAAAGTTGGTGTGGTGATGCGGCTCAAACCATGCCCATGATGAACAAAGTTGCCGAAGCCGCTGGAATCGATTTTAAAGTGGTCCTAAGAGATGAAAACCCATTGTTGATGGATCACTTTCTAACAAATGGCGCTCGCTCCATAGCAAAGCTTCTTTTAATAGACAAGAATACGGACCTACCTATTACCACTTGGGGGCCACGACCTACTAAAGCCACACAGTTAGTCGCTGAAGAAAAAGCCTCGAAAGGCGAACTTTTACCAGAATTTAAACAAGTGCTTCAGAATTGGTACAACAAGGATAAAGGAATAGATACCGAGCAGGATCTTATGGAAATGTTGAAGGCTGTTTAA
- a CDS encoding GDP-L-fucose synthase family protein — protein sequence MEKSSKIYIAGHRGLVGSAIIAELKKLGYSNFLLRTHKELDLTNQQATADFFATQKPEYVFLAAASVGGIVANNTYRADFIYKNLMIQNNVIHQSYLNDVKKLLFLGSTCIYPKMAPQPMPEDSLLTGPLEYTNEPYAIAKIAGIKMCESYNLQYGTNFISVMPTNLYGPNDNFDLQKSHVLPALIRKMHLGKLLMQGDEQALCEDLGVDYKIARRTELVEVKAELQKNGITETGIALWGTGTPKREFLWSHDMAKACVYLMENKDFEDVKGTDKDIRNTHLNIGTGEDIAIKDLAELIKKTVAYQGSLDWDTSKPDGTPRKLTDVSKLHNLGWKHEVELEKGVEMMYEAYLNS from the coding sequence ATGGAAAAATCTTCAAAAATATATATTGCTGGACATCGTGGCCTTGTAGGAAGCGCTATTATAGCCGAGTTGAAAAAACTGGGATATTCTAATTTTTTACTGCGCACGCATAAAGAGCTTGATTTAACCAATCAACAAGCCACAGCCGATTTTTTTGCCACTCAAAAACCAGAATATGTGTTTCTTGCAGCGGCTAGTGTAGGGGGGATTGTTGCAAACAACACCTATAGAGCCGACTTTATTTATAAAAACTTGATGATTCAGAATAACGTGATTCATCAGAGTTATCTGAATGATGTGAAGAAATTACTGTTTTTAGGAAGCACCTGTATTTATCCTAAAATGGCGCCACAACCTATGCCAGAAGACAGCTTGCTTACTGGGCCTTTAGAATATACCAACGAACCTTATGCCATTGCAAAAATTGCTGGTATCAAGATGTGCGAGAGCTATAATTTACAATACGGCACCAACTTCATTTCAGTGATGCCCACCAATTTGTATGGTCCTAATGATAACTTTGATTTACAAAAATCTCATGTACTACCGGCATTGATCCGTAAAATGCATCTAGGCAAGTTGTTGATGCAAGGTGATGAGCAAGCTTTATGTGAGGATTTAGGTGTGGACTATAAAATCGCGCGCCGTACTGAGCTTGTCGAAGTGAAAGCGGAACTACAAAAAAACGGAATTACAGAAACGGGCATCGCCTTATGGGGTACAGGAACTCCTAAGCGGGAGTTTTTATGGTCCCATGATATGGCCAAAGCTTGCGTTTACTTAATGGAAAACAAAGACTTTGAAGATGTAAAAGGAACCGACAAAGACATAAGAAATACACATCTGAACATAGGAACTGGAGAAGATATTGCTATCAAAGACTTGGCAGAGCTGATCAAAAAAACAGTAGCTTATCAAGGCAGTCTCGATTGGGACACTTCAAAACCAGATGGTACCCCACGCAAACTCACTGATGTATCTAAGCTTCACAATTTAGGTTGGAAACACGAGGTGGAGCTGGAAAAAGGAGTGGAGATGATGTATGAGGCTTATTTGAACTCATAA